Part of the Desulfolucanica intricata genome, TTATAAAAATTTTTTTGTTTTTCATTTTGTCTACATCTTGAGATTCAGTTGTTTTTGCTTTTTCTTATAGCCTGTGTTTAAGCTTTTAGCTGTAGTTTTTATAAAATCCAATTATTTGGGGGACTGATTTTAGACCTACTTCCTGGATGTTATACCAAAAGGTTTCCCATTATTGTACTAAATAATAATGTTAATTTTGCGTCCAGTTGTAGGCACTATTGTCAGTAACAACTACTGTTTGTAATAAAGAGTTTAAAGCTGTAATCTGTGTCCGGTTCAAGGCTTTTAACTGTAAAATACTAAATATTTTTAATATATTGGATAATCTTATTAAGATCAGGAAAATATCTAATACGGGAGGTGCCATGATTGAATATCAATGACAGACTTGCACGAGGGTTCCTTGCCGGTATAGTTGGTAGTATCGCAATGAATATATTTAACCTAATATCATATTATTTGGGTATTGCTGAATTGCGGTTTCTTGATTGGGCAGCAGTTGTTATATACGGCACGAAACCGGAAAATATATTTGAAACAATTTTTGCTCAATTAATTCAAATTATTTTTGCCAGTATTCTAGGTATAATTTTTGCCTATTTAATTCCCCAGATAGGTAGTATTAACTATTATTTAAGGGGATGGCTTTATGGAGCCAGTACTTGGTTTTTATTATATGTAATTTCGCTACTATATAAAATTGAATTAACTATCCCACTGCATGTAGACACAGCAGCATCGGATTTTTTGGGTTCTTCAATTTACGGTTTAGTTTTAGCCAAAACATTATTCTGGTTGGATAATAAAGTGAAGATTGATACTTAATTTTAAATTAGTGAAAGATATCCTTTTCTACAGCTTTTTTCTACAAAAAATAAAACTGCAGGAT contains:
- a CDS encoding DUF6789 family protein — encoded protein: MNINDRLARGFLAGIVGSIAMNIFNLISYYLGIAELRFLDWAAVVIYGTKPENIFETIFAQLIQIIFASILGIIFAYLIPQIGSINYYLRGWLYGASTWFLLYVISLLYKIELTIPLHVDTAASDFLGSSIYGLVLAKTLFWLDNKVKIDT